A stretch of DNA from Mesotoga infera:
CAACTAATACCCGACGAGAACAAAAGGAAAAAGGGTGAGATAAGCCATCTAAGTTTCGAGAAACATACAGTAGTTCTTTATGATCCAGAGCTTGAAAGAATCATGAACTCCGCCCTGAGAGAAGACGAAACTCTTGAAACTTCTTTGTTTAATTTGCTTAGGGAGTCTTTTTCACTCTCAAAGAAGACATCGATCAAGTATCTTAACCCCTCCAACTATGTTCCCTTTGATCCAGCTGTGGAGTTTGCCGTCAGGAGAATCAATCAGGGAGACAGGACGGCCTTCTACCATTTTCGGAATCAATGCACAAGGGAGGATCTTGCTGAAGGATTTGTCGAACTGAATCACGTTGCGGTTTTCGGAGCTTTCTACGGAGAAGAAATAGTGGCTGTCTCAAGCATAATTGAATGGGGAGACATAGCTGACATTGGAATAATCACAATGCCCGATTTCAGAGAGCTGGGTTTGGGAAAGGCTCTTGGCTCAAGGGCAAGTGAATGGGGAATCATTAACAAGAAGCTTATTCAGTACAGACACGATGTGCTGAATTACGGATCATTGAAAGTTTCGCGTGCGCTTGGATTTAAGGAGTACATTGTTGAGGAGGACTTCAAGTATATTGGTTAGAAAGATATAGATTGTCATTCAGGGACTCTATCAATCGGATCTCTTTCAGTCGATTAGTCATTCTTCCTTGTGATTGCAATTAGTACGTAAAGATTTATGCAAGTTATCCGTCGATTCGTAGCTTTTTTGAT
This window harbors:
- a CDS encoding N-acetyltransferase yields the protein MREEDLRKAIMEAWSKRLRLSPNVFVSKTEQLIPDENKRKKGEISHLSFEKHTVVLYDPELERIMNSALREDETLETSLFNLLRESFSLSKKTSIKYLNPSNYVPFDPAVEFAVRRINQGDRTAFYHFRNQCTREDLAEGFVELNHVAVFGAFYGEEIVAVSSIIEWGDIADIGIITMPDFRELGLGKALGSRASEWGIINKKLIQYRHDVLNYGSLKVSRALGFKEYIVEEDFKYIG